From the Drosophila simulans strain w501 chromosome 2L, Prin_Dsim_3.1, whole genome shotgun sequence genome, the window CTGACATAACCCACCATCTaccatccatctatccatcGACCCGTCATTCGAGCCATTCATCCGGACACCCATCCATGAGATCCATCTCTTGTTAGCTCTAAACACAATTGAATGACAGACAAAAGACATTGGTAGAATGCAGTTtgaatattacgtatacgccacgtggcCCCCCTGACATACTGACTGACTGTTTGTCTGCTTTTGCACTTTAGTTTTTTGCGATCCCgccattattttctttatcgTACAAAGCCTCAGGCATTTAATTGAACAAGTGAGCACTTTATTAAAATGTCACTCAACTGAGTTTAGTGCGATATATGTAAAAACTAAAGGTGGGATGAGGTGGGCATAGGTTGGCGATGGTGCCAAAGGACGAATGCAGCAATGGCCGTCGACGTGGTCTGTGCAAATTTCATTACAGCGGTGTCAGGCCTTTTGACAGCCTGTTTCACCTGTTTTAGCGCGGTCCTGGCAACAGCAAATGGTGATGGATATTTCGAATTTCGGCTACTCTAAATAATATTGTTTCAAGAAGTAGTAAATTAGTAAACTTATCaagttgttaaaaaaaattgtataactAACAAGTAAAGTAAATCAATAGTATTATATCAGTATATAATACATAACCACATATATATGGAGTAATCttgatattaattttaacCATGAAactataaatacaattttataaactACAGAAAAGAAATGACGCCGTTGCCAAGATGAAGAACAAAaaagtgttgttttttttatatgcgCCTAGTTAGAAATAATATACCCTCTAAGCTCACCTATTACCACGTATAAAAAACTAcataaacagcaacaataacaggAACGGGAGCAGTTGCAGTCACGGATGCCGCAGTCGACTGCATTTAGCgtatgcatatttaatatttcccatgcaagttgcaagtttcaagcgaaacgaaacgaaacaacaACCGAAACTCCAGAAACTCTCCAGCCAAAGCCaaggaaaaaaaagatgaaaaaagGGTTGCGAACTGGAGTTGGAAAAAAGGGAACACAGCTCATACTCGTATATCATTTGACCCTGCTGTAGAAGTTGCCCCCATATCCTTTTACCCCGTTTCCCGCTAACAAGAGGCAAACAACAGGAAAACCAAAAGAGTgaaagagcgaaaaaaaagttttgaaatgaaaaagcAGTCAGCATATGAAATGAGTTTATTACTCAAAATGCTCCGCTCCGTGTTTATATGTGTGTGCTAGAGGAGGGTTTGTGCGGCACGCTTTAAGTGGCATGCACCACGAGGTGGccagagggggcgtggcagccgaAAGAAAGGGCTGACGTTCTTCTTCGTCCTGCTGACGAAGCCACCGCGAGCTGCAGGCAATAGTTAGctagatttatttataaataatttctaaGCATAAATCGCTGCGCAGCTTAATCAAATTTGCGACTGACAGTGAGTGGCAAAGGTTTATGACTACGTCACCAAATCCTTGTGAAATACGGTTGGTATAAGGAACAACTTAATGTTTTGTTCTTTGGGTTTTCAGTAGTACAGAGAAACAATTGgaacttaattttattaatatttgtttataagttAACTCTACTTAGtacttataattttaatgttattGAAAAGATGTCTTCATTTGCTTTAACATTACCATTCCTTCTTTTTAGTGTTTCAATTTCCCACGCATTTTAACCATTCTACCCCGTTTCCCCCACTCCTGTAACTCCCACTATAGCGAAAACACTTACAGCAGCAGGATAATCATCTGCATTTCGCTGTCAGGAAGGGATATGCAGCGCAAGGGAAATGCTCCAAAAATACCTAACTGCGTTAATTGAGCGCGACATTTGCTGAAACTACAGCATTATATAATGCAAAGCAGGAACGCCAGTGGCGGATGCGTTGGCAGCGGATGTAGAGCATCGGAAATTGGCTTATAGATGCCGGGCCATAGATATGTAGCTATTTAGCCCCGCCTTCCGTTCCACCAAATTGCGGATTGAAGAGGCACATTCCGACTTGCACCGCATATGTCCAACATAAATGCATTTGTGTGTCTTCCTGtcagtgtgtgagtgtgtcgcTGAGTACCTCAAATTGCTTTCAGTGGGCAAAAGTATGCCGCCGTCAAGATTATGTTACATCTGGCAGAGGGTCAATCGTAAAGTTGTGAAACCAAAATTGTAACAACGGCAAAAATCATTTAGGAGAATTCAATagaatatattatatcaatttttgaaataacttcttaGTTATGTGATATACATTATTAAtgtattgaattttaaataaccACATACTTaagtttttgcaaatttagGTTGTGTTAATTATTCATCGAATTGACGGACAAACAAAAGTCTTAGTCTCCCGTCTTGTTTTTCAACGATTTCCCTAAGCGCATTAGCTTTAGTTTCTAGCTTTTTTTCTTAGCTTCCACTTGGCCAGCGAGGCCAAAGTTGGTTTTACCAGAAGAGCAaagtggtaaaaaaaaaaaaaaaaaaaattggcagAAGGTCGCTTCTCTGCATTAGCTGGTCTGCAAGCGGCTCAAGTGCAAAATCGAATTTAGCTAACGAAATTTCATCTTGCTTGCCAAGAATGCCGCTCCATCCTTCTTGAACTATTCCACCTTACCTGTGCAAGTCCCTTTAACTCTTTAGCCCGCACGAGTCCGTCTAAAAAAATCCAACTTTTCTAACCCCTCTTAACAGCAGCCGACGATGGCGATAAGCGCTTGGAACATGCGTGctaaaaacacacataagGACACCCTTACCAAAATCTatgcactgaaaaatatttaagcaatatAAAAGCTTGGTGAATTTCAAATTCTACAGCTCTGCTAAAAATACCTTCTTATACTTCTTAGTTTTATGAAGACTCTTTACGTCatcattataaaattaaaatacaaatggGAAATACTATATAAGAGCTTACTGTAAAGAAGACATGTAAACTTACATgttttatatatctattaaaATCTATTAGTCAatatttctcccagtgtaagCATGCACCTGTGTTCCCCCTAATGTTGgttacaaaatcaaaaaaaaaattgcagtGAAGGAAGGTTTTGGGGTGGGAGATGGGGAGCCATGGGCCAGGGCTGCTTAGTTCGGGGTCAAAGGGTGCTGCAAAttcagctggagcagcagcatcagcacctTTGCCATTAACCCAACTCAGTTGGTTTTGGTTCGGTTTTTGCTGGGTGCTGCTGCTACTGGTGCTTCCTCTTTTTTGCTATTAGTTTTCGCCAcatgtttgtgtgtgccagcagcaccaccccaCCGAAAGACCCCCACTCGACAACCTTGCCTCGAACATACctgttcgttttttgtttttaagtgcAACATGAAATGTGCATACCAAGGAGCAGGCCAAACCAGACACGGACTTCAGCCTGGACAGACTCCGAGAATCCCCTTTTCCCAACCTAATCCCTTTTACCTCCACGCACCACCACGCCCCACCAGACGCGTCCTGCCCCATCCACCGGCTCATCTGCGTTTTGCTTGGCTCATCCTTAGATGCTACTTCCAATTCACCACTGACTAATACACTCCCAGTGGTTGCACCTATAGATATACGGCTGTGTGGCGACTATGTATCCAATGTTTTCGTAGTTTTGTTGTAGGGCCCAGAAACTAAGATATATGGCAGCTGCCAAAAGATGCAAAACATGGCTTTGCCTTACATATGTTTTATACAGTGCTTCACAAAACTTTCTGAGCCCCAAGCTTGGTACTCTAAACACCcaacataaatttatgcatattgTTGCCATCTTATAAGTTTGCCTAATAGTTATGTACGAATTTGACTACAGAGTATTGTATTTAACTAGataaaaattaagtaaagTGCTTGAATACTTTTTAGCACTACTTTTTATGCCAGCAGCCAGGACATGTCCTGCTGCGTGGCTTCGGATGCACCATTCAGTGAAAAGTGAATTGAGGTCCTGCGCATGTGTCTCTGACAGCTGCTGGAAGTGAATTTCCCTGCAAATTAAAACCACCAACAGTTAAATTTGGCGATATCAGAATAGTTGTGAAGTATGCAAGTCCAAACTAATCAAACTTGACTTTCAAGAACTATGCATCGAACTATGAGTCGTTATTGTGCATCTATCTTATGTATTATAAATAAACCTAAAGAAATACAGAAATTGACCCCTAGAAAATGCTACCTTCTTATTCCACTGAGGCTCTTGTTACTTAGCCGACTTAAGGACACGGAGGCAAAACTCAGTTTGGTTCTGAGTGACGTGTTTATCGTCTTGATATGGGTGTCCACCTCTAATATCCTTTCCTCGAGGCGAAGGTGTTCTTGGTGGAGTTTCCTGACCACCAATCGCTTTCTCCGCACATGATCCACGGTTGCATCGTAGTCCAGCAACAAATCCGGATAATGCATCAAGCAGCCGGCTCTTTTAAGTTTGAGTATCTTTTTCTTCACCCAGTCGTGCTTTACCATTTCCCTGTAATGACGAGCTCTGAGGTCCTTTTCAAGCTTCTGCTGCGTTTTTAGCTTTGACTTCATATTATTCAGCAGCTCCTCGTTTATTTTCTGCTTGTTCTTCAAGTGGGCCATCGCATGGACATCATAGGTTTTGCGGTCGCGAAACCGCTTAAGTTCTATTTCCTTTTCtgtaattaaaaacacaaattacGGACTAATTTATAAcataagatatatatacagataatttctttatttaaggataaaataatttgtaaaagcaagcaattaaatgtgttaaattaaattctaaattATTTAGAAAGACTTACCTTTAATTTTAAGCCTCAGAGCGTTGTTCCGGGCTTGATTAGAAATATATTCAAGGACGCGGAGGCCACCTCCAagattttccaatttttcggatttctaaaaaaaagagaataaatatataagtttaaatCCGAAAACACCATTAGCTCTCACGTTCTTTAGGGCCTGCAAACGATGCTGAACCAAAAGCAATTCCTCCCGTACTTCGGATGTTTCATCGCGAGCCTTGTTCATTTTTTTGAGGAGGTCATTCACGACAATTGTTATACGATCAAGTTCGTCCTTGCAAAGGGTTTCCCTGACCTTCGCTTCAAATTTGGCTAATATCTGGGCATCCAAAGCTCGGGCTTCTGCCTCCTTTTCGATCAAAGCTTTGACTTGTTTAGCACTTAACTCCTCAGTCAGCTTAACTTGCTCCAAACGATTATCAAGCTCTATCAGAGCAGACATCAGCCTTTCGCGGTTAATAGTGTCGATTTGCTTGTCATCGCTGACCAAGGAAAACTCCTTACGCCTTACATAGTAATCTGAAACGCTCCTCTCGAGAACCTGATTGCGATGCATTTCACATTGATAGTCGATAACCAGTAGATACAGCTCCTCCagcattttttctttgtctaGAAGTCGTCCCAATCGGACGGAAGTACTTTCATCATACTTGACCACTTCATTTATTAGCCCGCTGAGGAACTGCTCAACCATCGCTACATTAGTCATATGAATCTCATTAAACAAATCCGATGAGGAAGCGTCGAAGACTGTCGACCTGATCTGGATACTAAGCAAATGTTCACTTATATCTTTATCTTGGCTTTCTTCTGGAATTGTGCCATCATTATAGATTTCCTCGTCAGTTTCGCTTA encodes:
- the LOC6732588 gene encoding polyamine-modulated factor 1-binding protein 1, whose product is MSIIQRTSFSRASVYSTDNEPTSRMGSTVLIGNDIAIEEKTEETLVPKKELVRRQKRSKPQKITKTPVENKPRKVVKKPQKAVPSQAILPTIVKSQKSLVSSKETSRKFTLRDRFSRNYLLDSPGNRSSVMSVGSNTSVLSRASTSSRRSRTRTSSNKLPTNKSGFWGPYRIFVLKSKKPQTAEIVQNYLTDTFNVEVQIVESSESLNSMRFNTPSDSDSKKALTSILSESDTEMELTVSDQESDVEEPEDTKQSERLRFLEIFGSLPDINKLSASDSVESIQFTKEKEKVLPVVKSDRDRKESDSFADLQVEDEYTEFLDQKTHSLEISSESVSETDEEIYNDGTIPEESQDKDISEHLLSIQIRSTVFDASSSDLFNEIHMTNVAMVEQFLSGLINEVVKYDESTSVRLGRLLDKEKMLEELYLLVIDYQCEMHRNQVLERSVSDYYVRRKEFSLVSDDKQIDTINRERLMSALIELDNRLEQVKLTEELSAKQVKALIEKEAEARALDAQILAKFEAKVRETLCKDELDRITIVVNDLLKKMNKARDETSEVREELLLVQHRLQALKNKSEKLENLGGGLRVLEYISNQARNNALRLKIKEKEIELKRFRDRKTYDVHAMAHLKNKQKINEELLNNMKSKLKTQQKLEKDLRARHYREMVKHDWVKKKILKLKRAGCLMHYPDLLLDYDATVDHVRRKRLVVRKLHQEHLRLEERILEVDTHIKTINTSLRTKLSFASVSLSRLSNKSLSGIRR